One part of the Nocardioides zeae genome encodes these proteins:
- a CDS encoding DUF2087 domain-containing protein: protein MTSADAARVVAQFLDADGALHTIPTKRRKQLLVLDHVVQAFELGVVYPEVEVNAVLRRFHPDVAALRRYLVDDGFLTREASRYWRSGGSVALD from the coding sequence GCTCGGGTGGTGGCCCAGTTCCTCGACGCCGACGGCGCCCTGCACACGATCCCGACCAAGCGGCGCAAGCAGCTGCTCGTGCTCGACCACGTGGTGCAGGCGTTCGAGCTCGGCGTCGTCTACCCGGAGGTGGAGGTGAACGCCGTGCTGCGCCGGTTCCACCCGGACGTGGCGGCGCTGCGGCGGTACCTCGTCGACGACGGGTTCCTGACGCGCGAGGCCAGCCGGTACTGGCGCTCCGGCGGGTCGGTCGCGCTCGACTAG